GTCGGGCATGCCCTTCTCGAGGGGCGCGACGACGGTGCCCTCGCGGATCTCGAGGTCGCCGTCGACCCAGTCGGCGCCCGATGCGTCGACGACCACGATCACGGCTCCGACCGTGAGCACCTCGTCCGTGAACTCCAGCGTGACCTGGGCGGGGGCCGCGGCGAGCGCGGCGTCCTCGGCGGGGTCGCTGCGGACGAGGTCGTCGTGGGCGGATGCCGGGACGGCGGCCGACAGCGCGGCCGCGGCGGCCAGCGCGACGGCGACGCCGAAGCGCGAAAGGGAGCGGACAGCGGACATGAAGGGACCTTCCCCGTGCGTGAGCAGGCGGATCGGCCGCCCGGGGGCGGCGCGACGATCCGACCCCGGAGGGGTCGGTGCGACAGGACTCAGATCACAGGGAGGAGCGGGGGTCCGCGGCGCCGGACGGCGCCGACGCGCAGCCCGAGCGGCGTCGGCGCGTCGACGGTGGCGATGGCGACCCGCGGCCCGGTGCCGACGGGTGCCAGGGGCGTGAGCGCGCGCGTGACGGCGCGGCGAACCCACGAGCCGAGTCTCGCCGCGAGGTTCAGCAGGGCGACGAGGGCGCGCTCGCCGCGGTGGAGCATCGCGATCGTGATGACCGCGGCGATGCCGTGGGCGATCCACATGAGGGGATCCGCGGCGAGCGGGACCCCGAGTGACTCGGCCGACAGCGCGAGGGCCTCACCGTGATGGTGACCCGGGGTCGATGCGGCGGCGGGGTCGACGGCCCCGAGGACGAAGAGCCCGTGGAAGAGCAGCTGGCTGAGGATCACACCGGCCGAAAGCCGCGCGAGCGACAGAGCCCGCCCCGCGAGCATCGTGCAGATCGCCACCGACAGCACCCACGGCACGGCCACCCCGAGCCAGCCGGGGACGCCCCCGCCGCCGGCCACGTGCGACATCAGCGCGATGAACGTGGCGACCGAAGCCGCGACCGAGCCCCGCAGGACGCGGAGGGCTCGGGTCGGACGCATGTGGTCCATCCTCCCATGGACCGCCACGCGCCGAGGCGCGGCGGCGGACGGCCCCTCGCCGACGGCTCCGCGCTGCTCACCGAGGACGTTGACGGCCCGACTTCGCGCACGGCATAATCGCCCCAATCCCACGGGTCGCCGCGGATGGAACTGGGGCCGCGGCGAGAACCGATGGGTCACGTGAGGGGCGCACGATGGCACGCTCGGCTCGGTTCGTCGCGCGCGCGAGGATGCTTCCACGGATGGCCGCACACCCCGACGCGAGAGGCTGACTCTGTGACGATCCCACGAACGACGCGCACCGCCGCGACCGCCCTGGCCCTGCTGATCGCCGCCACGATGCTCCCCGGGTGCGTGCAGCCGGCGCCGGAGCCGTCCGCTTCGCCGTCGAGCAGCGAATCGGCGACGCCGACGCCCACTCCCGAGCCCGACCCCGAACCCGCCGCACTCGAGGTCTCGCTCGACGGGATCGACCTCGTCGACAGCGCGGAAGACGTCACCGCGCGGGCCTCCTTCGACGACGGCGCGGGGGTCCTGTCGTTCCTGGGAGACGCGCTCGGCACCACCCCCGAGGGCACCCCGAACGCCCAGGGCTACCCGATCACGTTCTACGACTGGGGCGACATGTCGGTCTCGGTGATCGACGACGGCCCTGCGACCGTGTGGATCGCCGCGGCCGCGACAGGCGGGCTCGAGCTGCGCACGACCGAGGGTGTGACGGTGGGGATGACGCGCGAGGAGGCGATCGCGCTCGGAGCTGTGCCGGATCGCGACGAGACCGGCGACGGGCTTCCCGATCTGCTGCGCCTGCAGGTGCGCGAGGCGCCGGGCACCGAGTCGTTGGAGAACCCCGGGGAGACGGGTGTGGACTTCATCCTCGTGATCCTCGAAGGCGACGCCGTCGTTCGGATGATCAGCCCCGCGAGCGACTGGGGCGATCTGTAGCGCCATCTCTGGTACCTCTGGTATCACGGTGCGGCCCCGTCCGCTCGTGTACTCGAAGAGGAGGTCACGATGGTCACCGACGCAGGCGACGCGCCGCCGGTCGCGCCCGCCGTCCCCACGCCCAGCCGCCGCGTGCTGCGCGCGTTCGCGTTCGATCCGATGTCGACGCGGCTGACCAGCCGGTACCTGCGCGTCGACGTGCCGTTCGAGACCGACCTGCAGCCCGGGCCCGCGGGCGGCCTGCTCGAGGTCGTCGACTACGACCCGTCCCGGCGTGTGTGGTACCGCCCCGTCGACCTCAACGACCCGTTCATCCTGGCCCAGCAGGGGATGCGCCCGTCGGAGAGCGACCCGCGGACGCATCAGCAGATCGTGTACGCCGTCGCGATGAGCGTCATCGAGCGGTTCGAGCGGTTCGGCGGCCGGCGCTTCCGCTGGGTGGGCGACGAGCGTCTCAAGCTCGTGCCCCACGCCTTCGAGGGCCGCAACGCCTACTTCGATCCGTCCCGCAACGCCGTGCTGTTCGGCTACTACCGGGCCTCGGCCAGCGACCCGGGCGCGAACCTGCCGGGTCAGCTCATGTTCACGTGCCTGTCCGTCGACATCATCGCGCATGAGGTGACCCACGCGATCGTGAACCGTCAGCGCCCGCTGTACCAGTACGCGACGAACCCCGACGTGTACGCGTGGCACGAGGCCTTCGCCGACCTCGTGGCGCTGTTCCATCACTTCCTGTTCCCCGAGGTCGTCACCGACGCGATCGCGACCTCGCGCGCCGAACTCAGCCAGGCGGACGCGCTGCTCGATCTCGCGAAGGAGTTCGGCGAGTCCACCGGTCGCGGTGAGGCGCTGCGCAACGCCATCCGGGGCGATCGCACGCCCGACGCCTTCCTGCAGGCGACCGAGCCGCACGCGCGCGGCGCGTGCTTCGTCGCGGCGGTGTTCGACGCGTACGTCGACACCTACAAGGAGGCCATCGCCGGCCTGCGGCGCCTGGCCACCGGAGGCAGCGGCGTGCTGCCCCCGGGTGCGCTGCCGCCCGACCTCGTCGACCTCGCCTCGAAGCAGGCCGTGCGCCTGGCGGACCGGTTCCTGGGCATGGTCGTGCGCGCCTTCGAGTTCCTGCCCGTCGTCGACGTCACCCTCGGCGACGTCGTGAAGGCGATCGTCACCGCCGACCGCGCTCTCTTCCCCGACGACGACAACCGCCTGCGGTCCACCCTCGTCGAGGCGCTGCGCCGCCGCGGCATCCGTCCCACCGGCGTGACGTCGCTCGCGGACGAGGCGCTGGCGTGGGACAAGCCGGCGCACCCGCTGAATCTCTCGACCGGGCCCGGCGGCGCCGATCTCAGCATGCTCATCATCGACGCCACGCGCCGGCTCGATGTGAGCGACCGCGGCTCGCACGACGAGCAGGCCGGTGCCGGCGATGACGACCCCGCGGTGCGCGGACGCCGGATCGCCTCGGATCTGCACGGCTGGGCGACCGCGAACGCGGCGACGCTGGGGCTCGACCCCGACGACGCCATCCAGGTCAGGGGATTCCACGTCGCGTACCTGAATGCCGCCGACGGGCAGTCACGGCCGGTGGCCGTCGTGCAGCTGCTGCAACGGCGCGAGGACCTCGAGGACGCGGGGGCGAGCAAGGACGAGCGGGTGCCGATGCACGCGGCGACGACGGTGATCGCCCGGGTCAACGGCACCGTCGAGCATCTGGTGCCAAAGCCCCTCCCGTTCGCCGCGATCCGCCGGGCGGAGGAGGCGGCGAAGGCGGCGAAGGCCGCACAGCTCGCCGCGCGCGACGCGCCGGACGCCGAGGTGGCGGCGCTGGCGCTCGAGGCCGAGAAGCGCGCGAACGACCTCATCGACGTGATCGCCGCCATCGCGGAGCGGTTCCATACGAGCGCGGATGTCGTGCGGCACTTCCACGCCATGGGCAACGAGCGGCTCCGGCGCCTCGAGAGCTGGCAGGAGAAGGTCGCCGAAGACGATCCCCTCACGCCGTGGTTCACCGAGCCCGCCGTCAACCGGCTGAACTTCGCGCGGTTCCACGCAGCCGAGGCGGTGGCGGCCCAGCCCGAGCCGGCGGACGTCGGGCCTGCAGAAGCCGAGGGGGCAAGGCCATGACGAGGGCGAAGACCACCGCGACGGTCCGCATGTACGACGTGGGGTTCGGCGACGCGTTCGTGGTCACCGTCACGCGGTCCAAGAAGGTGTGGCGGATGCTGGTGGACTGCGGCGTCTCCCGGTCGAGCCAGACCCGCCCGATCGCCGAATCCGTGCGGGCGATCATCGACGATCTGACGGCCGTCGCCCCGGCCGGCTCGCCGCCCCGCCTGGACGTCGTCGTCGCGACGCACCACCACGCCGATCACATCGCCGGATTCGCCGATCCCGCGTGGGAGGAGGTGGACGTGGGCGAGGTGTGGGTCCCGTTCGTCGAGGATCCCGATGACGCCGACGTGCGGGCGCTGCGATCGGGCCAGTCGCGTGCCGCGCACGCGCTGACCGCCCTCATCGACGACGCGACGCGGCGCCTGGCCGCCGACGACGACCCGCACGCGCGTGACGCGCTCGCCATCGCCGCGGTGTTCGCGGCCAACTCGTCGGGGAACGACGTCGCGAGCGACCGGCTGCTCGGGCGCAACGGGCTGTCGTTCCGCAACGCGCCGCCGGTGAGGTATCTGCCGGACGTCGAGCCCGACCGGAACGTGATCGCCACGACGATCCCGGACACCGTCGTGCACGTGCTCGGGCCCTCGCGGGAACGCGAAGACCTCCGGCGCATGAATCCGCCCAAGGCCGTGCGGTGGCTGCAGCTGGCCGCCGACGAGCGGATGGACGACGTCGACGACGAGCACCCGCCCTTCGAGCCGGCCTACACCGTGCCGATCGGAGCGCTCGAGACAGAGGTCCCCCAGGTGCTGCGCGACGCGCAGCGGGCGCTGAACCTCAGCCCGATCGCCGACGAGGCGGACGAGCTCCTCGCCGCGTCGTCGCTGCTGGAGAACGCGGTCAACAACACCAGCGTGTACTTCGTGCTGGACGTCGACGGCACCCGGCTGGTGTTCGTGGGCGACTCCCAGTACGGCGCGTGGCGGCATGTGCTCGACGACCCGGAGTCGCGGGCGCTCGTGACCCAGCCCGCCTTCTACAAGGTCGGGCATCACGGGTCGCACAACGCCACCCCCAAGGAGTACGTCACCGAGGAGCTCCTCGGGCGCGGCCACGTCGCCATGATGCCCTTCCGCCTCGTGCCGCAGTGGCCGTCCATCCCCGAGCACAAGCTGCTGGACGAACTGGAGGACCTCGACACCCACGTCATCCGCGCCGACGATCCCGAGGGGCCCGACGTGACGGTCGACGAGGACGGGCTGTGGAGCGAGGTGACGTTCACGGCCTGATCCGAGCGGCCCGTCTCGTCACGGTCTTCCCGCTGTCCACAGGGCGTCCGGACGCGGTGTCGCCACAGGCTACCGTCGGAGCCATGCGCGCACCGTCACGGCTCCTGTCCCTCGTCGGCGTTCTCGGTCTCTCGCTGGCGCTCGCGGCGTGCGCTTCCGCCCCGCAGGCCTCGGGCGCGTCGCAGTCCCCGTCGCCCGCGGCGTCCGCCGACGCAGCGCCGAGCCCCAGCCCGACCCCCACCGCCGAACCCGAGCCGGACGCGATCGTCGTGTCCTCCGCGGGCATCGCGCTCGAGCGCGCCGACGAGACGGAGTGGGCGACGTACGACGACCCCGACGCGGTCGTGCAGCTGGTCACCGGCGCGACCGGTTCCGCTCCCGAGTACACCCACGAGGAGCACTGGGGCGCCGAGACCGGCTACGACTTCGGTCCGCGCGACCTGTACGAATGGGCGGGGTTCTCGGTGAGCGTCAACGGAGAGCGGGCCTCCGTCGCGGTCGACGCCGCGGCCACCGGAGGCATCGGGATCCGGACCGATGCGGGCGTCGCGGTCGGGAGCGATCGCGAGGTCGTCGTGGCCGCGGGCGCCTGGGACGAGTGGGACTCCGACGGCGACGGCGCCGCCGACTACCTCGGTCTCGACCCCCTCGAGGTGCCGGGGACGACCTCGCTGACGCGCCCCGACGCCGTCGGCATCCTCTACGTCCTGCTCGTCATGGACGGCGATGTCGTCAGGCAGATCCAGGCGCCGGGCAACGACTTCTCGGACCTGTAGGAAGGCACGCCGCGCCATGGCCGGCCGGCGCCATCACATCCGGGTGGACGGCGCCTCGGTGCCCTGGTGGTACAGGATCCGCCACCCGGTGTCGGTGCGCCTCCACAGCGTCGCGCGGCGCGTCACGCGCGGGCCCTGGTGCAGCACATACGTGGCGAGGTATACGACGGCGTCCACACGTCGCACCGCGAAGTCCGTGATCGACCAGGGATCGTCGGCGCCCTCGGCGTACCGGGGTTCGAGCATCGCCCACACCTGCTCGCGGTCGTACACCGCGCCGGATGCGCCCACCTCCCAGAACTCGTCGTCGGTCTCGTGCTCGAACCATTCGCGGCTCGTGCCGAGCTCGACGCGGTGGAACAGCGGCTC
This region of Microbacterium thalassium genomic DNA includes:
- a CDS encoding DUF4440 domain-containing protein — translated: MSIDDVSDEVVREQLRAREPLFHRVELGTSREWFEHETDDEFWEVGASGAVYDREQVWAMLEPRYAEGADDPWSITDFAVRRVDAVVYLATYVLHQGPRVTRRATLWRRTDTGWRILYHQGTEAPSTRM
- a CDS encoding MBL fold metallo-hydrolase; this translates as MTRAKTTATVRMYDVGFGDAFVVTVTRSKKVWRMLVDCGVSRSSQTRPIAESVRAIIDDLTAVAPAGSPPRLDVVVATHHHADHIAGFADPAWEEVDVGEVWVPFVEDPDDADVRALRSGQSRAAHALTALIDDATRRLAADDDPHARDALAIAAVFAANSSGNDVASDRLLGRNGLSFRNAPPVRYLPDVEPDRNVIATTIPDTVVHVLGPSREREDLRRMNPPKAVRWLQLAADERMDDVDDEHPPFEPAYTVPIGALETEVPQVLRDAQRALNLSPIADEADELLAASSLLENAVNNTSVYFVLDVDGTRLVFVGDSQYGAWRHVLDDPESRALVTQPAFYKVGHHGSHNATPKEYVTEELLGRGHVAMMPFRLVPQWPSIPEHKLLDELEDLDTHVIRADDPEGPDVTVDEDGLWSEVTFTA